A part of Kitasatospora acidiphila genomic DNA contains:
- a CDS encoding helix-turn-helix domain-containing protein yields MAGEAGATVRRRQLGALLKRSRVTAGLSHDDVAGAMPGMSQPKLSRIENGRGAIKPDEVRALLALYK; encoded by the coding sequence ATGGCAGGAGAGGCTGGGGCGACCGTCCGTCGCCGTCAGCTCGGCGCACTTCTCAAAAGGAGCCGCGTCACGGCCGGTCTCAGTCACGACGATGTCGCCGGGGCCATGCCGGGCATGTCTCAGCCGAAGCTGAGCCGAATCGAGAACGGTCGAGGAGCCATCAAACCGGACGAGGTCCGGGCACTCCTCGCGCTCTATAAGTGA
- a CDS encoding GNAT family N-acetyltransferase, with product MTEDEFSPWAEPQIARYAQAKTRAGAWNPEEALANSHENFDRMLPKGLATPGHHVWVARDEKTSERVGTLWIEMRSSAAHSEAYVCFVEVDEAQRGKGYGRAIMDAGATAARRLGVASMALNVFEDNTTAYNLYSSLGYRTANRTMRLEL from the coding sequence ATGACCGAGGACGAGTTCAGCCCCTGGGCAGAGCCGCAGATCGCGCGCTATGCGCAGGCGAAGACCAGGGCGGGGGCCTGGAATCCGGAGGAAGCGCTGGCGAATTCCCACGAGAACTTCGACCGGATGCTGCCGAAGGGACTCGCGACTCCCGGGCATCACGTGTGGGTTGCGCGTGACGAGAAGACGAGCGAGCGGGTCGGGACGCTGTGGATCGAAATGCGCTCCTCCGCGGCCCACTCGGAGGCTTATGTCTGCTTCGTCGAGGTGGACGAGGCGCAGCGGGGCAAGGGCTACGGCCGCGCCATCATGGACGCCGGGGCAACGGCCGCTCGGCGGCTCGGGGTGGCGTCCATGGCCTTGAACGTCTTCGAGGACAACACGACGGCCTACAACCTCTACAGCAGTCTCGGCTACCGCACCGCGAACCGGACCATGCGACTGGAGCTGTGA
- a CDS encoding DUF397 domain-containing protein produces the protein MSQSKRVFSAQELAAVQWYAAPGDTDGPQVAFMADGYVVWRHGGDPQAPVLVFDQGEWEAFQAGAAAGEFQDLVGCSLAADVTSSQD, from the coding sequence ATGTCGCAATCGAAGCGTGTGTTCAGCGCACAGGAGTTGGCGGCCGTGCAGTGGTACGCGGCGCCGGGTGACACCGACGGGCCGCAGGTCGCGTTCATGGCGGATGGCTACGTCGTGTGGCGCCATGGCGGTGATCCGCAGGCGCCTGTGCTGGTGTTCGACCAGGGGGAGTGGGAGGCGTTCCAGGCGGGTGCCGCCGCTGGGGAGTTCCAGGATTTGGTGGGCTGTAGCCTCGCCGCTGACGTGACCAGTTCTCAGGATTGA
- a CDS encoding SDR family NAD(P)-dependent oxidoreductase, with protein sequence MDLTGSAALVTGAASGLGAATAAALAARGATVYGLDLEKAIEAAGDQLDGVTLLAADVTHEAPVREALARIDADGAQLRVAVNCAGIAPSARILGRKGAHDLDLFRTVIDVNLIGTFNVMRLAAEAIAQHEPDDNGQRGLIVNTASIAAFEGQVGQIAYAASKAGVAGMTITAARDLAQYGIRVVTIAPGIVDTPMMAGFGDEVKAGLAASVTFPQRLADPTEYARLVTMVAEHDYLNGETIRMDGALRMSAR encoded by the coding sequence ATGGACCTCACCGGATCCGCTGCACTGGTCACCGGCGCCGCCTCCGGCCTCGGTGCCGCCACCGCCGCCGCCCTGGCGGCCCGCGGCGCCACCGTCTACGGCCTCGACCTCGAGAAGGCGATCGAGGCCGCCGGCGACCAGCTCGACGGCGTCACCCTGCTGGCCGCCGACGTCACCCACGAGGCGCCGGTCCGCGAGGCGCTGGCCCGGATCGACGCCGACGGCGCCCAGCTGCGGGTGGCCGTCAACTGCGCCGGCATCGCCCCCTCCGCCCGGATCCTCGGCCGCAAGGGCGCCCACGACCTCGACCTGTTCCGCACGGTGATCGACGTCAACCTGATCGGCACCTTCAACGTGATGCGGCTGGCCGCCGAGGCCATCGCCCAGCACGAGCCGGACGACAACGGCCAGCGCGGCCTGATCGTCAACACCGCCTCGATCGCGGCCTTCGAGGGCCAGGTCGGCCAGATCGCCTACGCCGCCTCCAAGGCGGGTGTGGCCGGCATGACCATCACCGCCGCCCGCGACCTGGCGCAGTACGGCATCCGCGTCGTCACCATCGCGCCCGGCATCGTGGACACTCCGATGATGGCCGGCTTCGGCGACGAGGTGAAGGCCGGGCTCGCCGCCAGCGTCACCTTCCCGCAGCGGCTGGCCGACCCGACGGAGTACGCCCGCCTGGTCACCATGGTCGCCGAGCACGACTACCTCAACGGCGAGACGATCCGGATGGACGGCGCGCTGCGGATGTCGGCCCGCTGA
- a CDS encoding DUF397 domain-containing protein, translated as MSYHPNADETGFTFVKSTCSSHDGNCVELAAGLPGEIAVRDSKNPTGPAHRYSVDAAQQFVSAVGSDTLVPVN; from the coding sequence GTGAGCTACCACCCCAACGCCGATGAGACCGGCTTCACCTTCGTCAAGTCGACCTGCAGCAGCCACGATGGGAACTGCGTCGAGCTGGCCGCCGGCCTGCCCGGTGAAATCGCGGTGCGCGACAGCAAGAACCCGACCGGCCCCGCCCACCGCTACTCGGTCGACGCTGCCCAGCAGTTCGTGTCGGCCGTCGGCTCCGACACCCTGGTCCCGGTGAACTGA
- a CDS encoding DUF5753 domain-containing protein has product MAKNSSKRGMWWQNYGEYLSDALGDLVTLEADATSIRAYEASFIPGLLQTPAYAREIITKLALQAEVNVDAIVDVRLARQGALIREIPLEVWAVIDEQAIRSGVGGQAVMAEQLTLLIERAKRPNVNIQVMPLGAPAHHGMNGAFTILGFPQRTDLDVVLIDGVHSSIWIEDARDVELYAKKFDLIRAVALGPDDSVALITEQRDKLR; this is encoded by the coding sequence GTGGCGAAGAACAGTTCCAAGCGCGGCATGTGGTGGCAGAACTACGGCGAATACCTCAGCGACGCTCTGGGAGACTTGGTGACGTTGGAGGCCGACGCGACGTCAATACGAGCTTATGAGGCATCGTTCATCCCAGGGTTACTTCAAACCCCCGCCTACGCACGCGAGATCATCACCAAACTCGCCTTGCAGGCCGAAGTCAACGTCGATGCCATCGTGGACGTGCGCCTCGCCCGTCAGGGCGCCCTGATCCGCGAGATCCCGCTCGAAGTGTGGGCTGTCATTGATGAGCAGGCCATCCGCTCAGGCGTCGGCGGCCAAGCTGTCATGGCCGAGCAACTGACCTTGCTGATCGAACGAGCGAAGCGCCCCAATGTAAACATCCAGGTGATGCCCCTTGGTGCGCCAGCACACCATGGTATGAACGGTGCCTTCACCATCCTCGGTTTTCCGCAGAGGACCGACCTCGACGTGGTCCTTATCGACGGGGTCCACTCCAGCATCTGGATCGAAGATGCTCGCGACGTGGAGCTGTATGCCAAGAAGTTTGACCTGATCAGGGCTGTGGCCCTCGGGCCGGACGACTCCGTAGCGCTTATCACCGAACAGAGGGACAAACTGAGATGA
- a CDS encoding acyl-CoA dehydrogenase family protein encodes MAVDRMLPTQDAEDLIALVREIADRELATRVEEHESTETYPEGLFGILGQAGLLSLPYPEEFGGGGQPYEVYLQVLEELAARWAAIAVATSVHTLACHPLYTFGTDEQKQRWLPDMLAGAMVGGYSLSEPQAGSDAASLNCKAELTPDGYRITGTKAWITHGGRADFYSLFARTAPGSKGVSCFLAPGTAEGLSFGAPERKMGLQAVPTTAAYWDGAVLETDRLIGTEGQGLQIAFSALDGGRLGIAACATGLAQAALDAAVDYANERTTFGKKIIDHQGLGFMLADMAAAVDSARATYLDAARRRDAGRPFSRQASVAKLVATDAAMKVTTDAVQVLGGYGYTRDFPVERYMREAKITQIFEGTNQIQRLVISRGLSH; translated from the coding sequence GTGGCCGTCGACCGCATGCTCCCCACCCAGGACGCAGAGGATCTGATCGCCCTTGTCCGCGAGATCGCCGATCGCGAGCTCGCCACACGAGTCGAAGAGCACGAGAGCACCGAGACCTACCCCGAGGGCCTGTTCGGCATCCTCGGCCAGGCCGGCCTGCTGAGCCTCCCCTACCCCGAGGAGTTCGGCGGCGGTGGCCAGCCGTACGAGGTCTACCTCCAGGTACTGGAGGAGCTCGCCGCCCGCTGGGCCGCCATCGCGGTCGCCACCAGCGTGCACACCCTGGCCTGCCACCCGCTGTACACCTTCGGCACCGACGAGCAGAAGCAGCGCTGGCTGCCCGACATGCTGGCCGGCGCCATGGTCGGCGGCTACAGCCTCTCCGAGCCGCAGGCCGGCTCTGACGCCGCCTCGCTCAACTGCAAGGCGGAGCTCACCCCGGACGGCTACCGGATCACCGGCACCAAGGCCTGGATCACCCACGGCGGCCGGGCCGACTTCTACTCGCTGTTCGCCCGCACCGCGCCCGGCAGCAAGGGCGTCTCCTGCTTCCTGGCGCCCGGCACCGCCGAGGGCCTCAGCTTCGGCGCCCCCGAGCGTAAGATGGGCCTGCAGGCGGTGCCCACCACCGCGGCCTACTGGGACGGCGCGGTGCTGGAGACCGACCGGCTGATCGGCACCGAGGGCCAGGGGCTGCAGATCGCGTTCAGCGCCCTGGACGGCGGCCGACTCGGCATCGCCGCCTGCGCCACCGGCCTGGCCCAGGCCGCCCTGGACGCCGCGGTCGACTACGCCAACGAGCGCACCACCTTCGGCAAGAAGATCATCGACCACCAGGGACTCGGCTTCATGCTGGCCGACATGGCCGCCGCCGTCGACTCGGCCCGGGCCACCTACCTGGACGCGGCCCGCCGCCGCGACGCCGGCCGGCCGTTCAGCCGCCAGGCCAGCGTGGCCAAGCTGGTCGCCACCGACGCCGCCATGAAGGTCACCACCGACGCCGTCCAGGTGCTCGGCGGCTACGGCTACACCCGGGACTTCCCGGTTGAACGTTATATGCGTGAAGCCAAGATCACCCAGATCTTCGAGGGAACCAACCAGATTCAGCGGCTCGTTATCAGCCGCGGGCTGTCCCACTGA
- a CDS encoding S53 family peptidase, with translation MKAITVRRLLLAGVSSLALAATGVLAAPGGSATVSAAYPAVHPTVADYLQLSAGATPPTQAQCAAAGRRCFSPQAVRAAYNLGPLYANGDDGRGQTIAIIDSYGSDTMAHDLHVFDQAFGVAAMCGEEGAACQPGMPSFSELHLQGSPATVAPPPTSQGTGQEDKAAWDLEVSLDVETAHAMAPGANILLVTTPTAETLGVQGMPQMMDAEQYVVDHHLANVISQSFSSDEGAFHSEASLENLRHAFKSAAQNGVTMLSSSGDSGSAGATKTPVKSGGTTLPYPSVGWPASDPLVTAVGGTYLCTDPGAVSGRTTDSSDNPAACQSNPGAAEVGWTGSGGGYSQYFAKPAYQSSLPAGSTAIGAMRGVPDVSLQAAPGTGALIYVSLPPDGSSGLKCGATACSSGWYDIGGTSLACPETAGLVSIADQLNGGGLGQINPALYKLSTDPAKYAADFNDVTLGNNTTDPTVPGYPATTGWDPITGLGTPNAAALLPDLVSAVHAG, from the coding sequence TTGAAGGCCATCACCGTACGCCGGCTGCTGCTCGCGGGAGTCAGCAGCCTGGCCCTCGCCGCGACCGGCGTGCTCGCCGCTCCGGGCGGCAGTGCCACCGTGTCCGCCGCCTACCCGGCAGTGCACCCCACGGTCGCCGACTACCTCCAGCTGTCGGCCGGCGCCACACCGCCCACCCAGGCCCAGTGCGCGGCGGCCGGCCGGCGCTGCTTCAGCCCGCAGGCGGTCCGCGCTGCCTACAACCTCGGCCCGCTGTACGCCAACGGGGACGACGGTCGCGGTCAGACCATCGCGATCATCGACTCCTACGGCAGCGACACCATGGCGCACGACCTGCACGTCTTCGACCAGGCCTTCGGCGTCGCCGCGATGTGCGGCGAGGAGGGTGCGGCTTGCCAGCCCGGCATGCCGAGCTTCAGCGAGCTGCACCTGCAGGGTTCGCCCGCCACCGTCGCACCGCCGCCCACCAGCCAGGGCACCGGCCAGGAGGACAAGGCGGCTTGGGACCTGGAGGTCTCGCTCGACGTGGAGACCGCGCACGCGATGGCCCCCGGCGCCAACATCCTGCTGGTCACCACCCCCACCGCCGAGACCCTGGGCGTGCAGGGCATGCCGCAGATGATGGACGCCGAGCAGTACGTGGTCGACCACCACCTGGCGAACGTCATCTCGCAGTCCTTCTCCAGCGACGAGGGGGCGTTCCACAGCGAGGCGTCCCTGGAGAACCTGCGGCACGCCTTCAAGTCGGCGGCGCAGAACGGCGTCACGATGCTCAGCTCGTCCGGTGACAGCGGCTCGGCCGGCGCCACCAAGACCCCGGTGAAGTCCGGCGGCACCACCCTGCCCTACCCGTCGGTGGGTTGGCCGGCCTCCGACCCGCTGGTCACCGCCGTCGGCGGCACGTACCTGTGCACCGACCCGGGCGCGGTCAGCGGACGGACCACGGACAGCAGTGACAACCCGGCCGCCTGCCAGTCCAACCCCGGTGCGGCCGAGGTGGGTTGGACCGGCTCCGGGGGCGGGTACAGCCAGTACTTCGCCAAGCCCGCCTACCAGTCGTCGCTGCCGGCCGGCTCCACCGCGATCGGTGCGATGCGCGGTGTCCCGGACGTCTCGCTGCAGGCCGCGCCCGGCACCGGTGCGCTGATCTACGTCTCGCTGCCGCCGGACGGCTCCTCGGGCCTCAAGTGTGGTGCCACGGCGTGTAGTTCGGGCTGGTACGACATCGGCGGCACCTCGCTGGCCTGCCCGGAGACGGCTGGCCTGGTGTCGATCGCCGACCAGCTGAACGGCGGCGGGCTGGGTCAGATCAACCCGGCGCTGTACAAGCTGAGCACCGACCCGGCCAAGTACGCCGCGGACTTCAACGACGTGACCCTCGGCAACAACACCACCGACCCGACCGTGCCGGGCTACCCCGCCACCACCGGCTGGGACCCGATCACCGGGCTCGGCACCCCCAACGCCGCCGCCCTGCTGCCCGACCTGGTCAGCGCGGTCCACGCGGGCTGA
- a CDS encoding BlaI/MecI/CopY family transcriptional regulator, with translation MRRLGELEAEIMDRLWSWSRPATVRELVDDLNLVRPIAYTTVMTVADILHNKGHLRRRKLGRAWLYEPVRSREEYTAALMADALTSSPDRSTALAHFAEQISPDEQQALRQALEGLLRGRGE, from the coding sequence ATGCGGCGCCTGGGTGAGCTCGAGGCCGAGATCATGGACCGCCTGTGGTCCTGGAGCAGGCCGGCCACGGTCCGCGAACTGGTGGACGATCTGAACCTGGTCCGCCCGATCGCCTACACCACCGTGATGACGGTGGCCGACATCCTGCACAACAAGGGCCATCTGCGCCGCCGCAAGCTCGGCCGCGCCTGGCTCTACGAGCCCGTCCGCAGCCGGGAGGAGTACACCGCCGCACTGATGGCGGACGCGCTCACCTCCAGCCCGGACCGGTCCACCGCGCTGGCGCACTTCGCGGAGCAGATCTCACCGGACGAGCAGCAGGCCCTGCGCCAGGCACTCGAAGGCCTGCTGCGCGGGCGCGGCGAGTGA
- a CDS encoding nuclear transport factor 2 family protein: MSQLSFPYNRPPLPPFTAESARLKVQAAEDAWNTRDPERVALAYTPDCEWRNRDRFLHGRGEITAFLREKWSRELDYRLRKELWAFTGNRISVRFAYEWHDNTGQWWRSYGNEQWEFAANGLMSRRYASINDQAITEEARRLLS; this comes from the coding sequence ATGAGCCAGCTGTCGTTCCCCTACAACCGGCCGCCGCTCCCGCCGTTCACCGCGGAGTCGGCCCGCCTGAAGGTGCAGGCCGCCGAGGACGCCTGGAACACCAGGGATCCGGAACGCGTCGCCCTCGCCTACACGCCGGACTGCGAGTGGCGCAACCGGGACAGGTTCCTGCACGGCCGCGGCGAGATCACCGCCTTCCTGCGCGAGAAGTGGTCCCGCGAGCTGGACTACCGGCTCCGCAAGGAGCTGTGGGCGTTCACCGGCAACCGGATCTCGGTGCGCTTCGCGTACGAGTGGCACGACAACACCGGCCAGTGGTGGCGCAGTTACGGCAACGAGCAGTGGGAGTTCGCCGCCAACGGCCTGATGTCGCGCCGCTACGCGAGCATCAACGACCAGGCCATCACTGAGGAGGCCCGCCGCCTCCTCAGCTGA
- a CDS encoding TetR/AcrR family transcriptional regulator: MIESSAVGAPRLTGRGAARRSELFDELVALVIAEGFAGFTLDELAARLHCSKRTLYGLAGSKEQLVRGVVVHFFRRATGRVEGALAAERDPVARLEAYLRAVADELAPAAPVFFDDVAAFGPAAEVYERNTRAAAGRIQQLIEEGVAAGVFREVHVAFAAEVISSVMVRIQQRQVAVATGLADAEAYAQLAELLLRGLTR; encoded by the coding sequence ATGATCGAGTCCTCCGCCGTGGGCGCGCCCAGGCTGACCGGCCGCGGTGCGGCCCGCCGGTCGGAGCTGTTCGACGAACTGGTGGCCCTGGTGATCGCCGAGGGCTTCGCCGGATTCACCCTGGACGAGCTGGCCGCCCGGCTGCACTGCTCCAAGCGCACCCTCTACGGGCTCGCGGGCAGCAAGGAGCAGCTGGTCCGGGGCGTGGTGGTGCACTTCTTCCGGCGCGCCACCGGCCGGGTGGAGGGCGCGCTGGCCGCCGAGAGAGACCCGGTGGCCCGGCTCGAGGCCTACCTGCGCGCGGTGGCCGATGAACTGGCGCCCGCCGCACCGGTCTTCTTCGACGACGTGGCCGCGTTCGGGCCGGCCGCCGAGGTCTATGAGCGCAACACCCGCGCGGCGGCGGGCCGGATCCAGCAGCTGATCGAGGAGGGCGTGGCGGCCGGTGTGTTCCGCGAGGTCCATGTCGCGTTCGCCGCCGAGGTCATCAGCTCGGTGATGGTGCGCATCCAGCAGCGCCAAGTCGCGGTCGCCACCGGCCTGGCCGACGCCGAGGCCTACGCCCAGCTCGCCGAGCTGCTGCTGCGCGGGCTCACTCGCTGA
- a CDS encoding M56 family metallopeptidase, with translation MTALAAALVLALYTVLVGTVAPRRLARAHWPQRAPRLALAVWYGLAATFTVACSLAAYHLTLTGPHAHGLLALFDSDAPSAAEGPTVLLPVGLGALWPLCAIVAAARRARRERADHLDRLALAGRRDPALDAVLLDHPTPAAYCLARGPVVVSSGALAGLPSGQLNAVLEHERAHLTGRHHLLLTVSSGLARALWRLPLAHGLRQQTATLLELMADDRAARRCSAEDLAAAVCEVATAVPSATALAAGGAGALLRIRRLLRPAPPLRLPVRLAVLVAIALGPTVPYLLTCGPIPR, from the coding sequence GTGACGGCCCTGGCAGCAGCCCTGGTCCTGGCGCTCTACACCGTCCTGGTCGGCACCGTCGCCCCGCGGCGGCTGGCCCGGGCGCACTGGCCGCAGCGCGCACCGAGGCTCGCGCTGGCGGTCTGGTACGGGCTGGCGGCGACCTTCACGGTGGCCTGCTCGCTGGCGGCCTACCACCTCACCCTCACCGGCCCGCACGCGCACGGCCTGCTGGCGCTGTTCGACTCCGACGCGCCGTCAGCCGCCGAGGGCCCGACCGTGCTGCTGCCGGTCGGCCTCGGCGCCCTGTGGCCGCTCTGCGCGATCGTCGCCGCCGCCCGCCGTGCCCGGCGGGAGCGCGCGGACCACCTCGACCGGCTCGCCCTCGCCGGGCGGCGCGATCCCGCGCTGGACGCCGTGCTGCTCGACCATCCGACGCCGGCGGCCTACTGCCTGGCCCGCGGCCCCGTGGTGGTCAGCAGCGGCGCGCTGGCCGGCCTGCCGTCGGGGCAGCTGAACGCCGTACTGGAGCACGAGCGGGCCCATCTGACGGGCCGTCACCATCTGCTGCTGACGGTGAGCTCCGGGCTGGCCCGGGCGCTGTGGCGGCTGCCGCTGGCGCACGGACTGCGCCAGCAGACGGCCACCCTGCTGGAGTTGATGGCCGACGACCGGGCGGCCCGCCGCTGCTCGGCGGAGGACTTGGCGGCCGCGGTCTGCGAGGTGGCCACCGCCGTCCCGTCGGCGACGGCGCTGGCGGCCGGCGGCGCGGGGGCGCTGCTGCGGATCCGCCGCCTGCTGCGCCCGGCGCCGCCGCTGCGGCTGCCGGTCCGGCTGGCGGTGCTGGTCGCCATCGCGCTGGGGCCGACCGTGCCGTATCTGCTGACCTGCGGGCCGATTCCGCGCTGA
- a CDS encoding NAD-dependent epimerase/dehydratase family protein: MKILVLGATGYIGAAAVARLTQDGHEIVRLVRDASRVASELPHRVGDLSDPESLSAAVTDDIDAVVHIASPIGDQAADTAAVDALLAPLRGTGRAFVYTSGVWVLGATDDAPVDEEAATNPIPLVGYRPLIEQRVLAAAADGVRATVLRPGIVYGDGGGIPAMMVGWAREHGTGRYVGAADTRWPMVHVADLADLYALALGKDAPGGVLHAVALAEVPVAGLAAVADVAAGGTGRAEPWPGEAAAAAFGALFAEALGLNQVVSARRTVTELGWQPSRPHPFTALLSDVRGS; encoded by the coding sequence ATGAAGATCCTGGTGCTCGGCGCCACCGGTTACATCGGCGCGGCGGCGGTCGCACGGCTCACGCAGGACGGTCACGAGATCGTCCGCCTGGTCCGCGACGCCTCCCGCGTCGCGTCCGAACTCCCGCACCGGGTCGGCGACCTGAGCGACCCCGAATCGCTGAGCGCCGCCGTGACCGATGACATCGACGCGGTGGTGCACATCGCCAGCCCCATCGGGGACCAGGCGGCGGACACCGCGGCCGTCGACGCGCTGCTGGCGCCGCTGCGGGGTACCGGGCGGGCGTTCGTGTACACCAGCGGTGTCTGGGTGCTCGGTGCCACCGATGACGCGCCGGTTGACGAGGAGGCGGCCACCAACCCGATCCCGCTGGTCGGCTACCGCCCGCTGATCGAGCAGCGGGTGCTGGCCGCCGCGGCGGACGGGGTGCGGGCGACGGTGCTGCGCCCCGGCATCGTCTACGGGGACGGCGGCGGCATCCCGGCGATGATGGTCGGCTGGGCCCGTGAGCACGGCACCGGCCGGTACGTGGGCGCCGCCGACACCCGCTGGCCGATGGTGCACGTGGCGGACCTCGCCGACCTGTACGCGCTGGCACTGGGCAAGGACGCGCCCGGCGGCGTGCTGCACGCCGTGGCGCTGGCGGAGGTGCCGGTAGCCGGGTTGGCCGCGGTCGCGGATGTCGCTGCGGGCGGCACCGGTCGCGCCGAGCCGTGGCCGGGCGAGGCCGCCGCCGCGGCCTTCGGCGCCCTGTTCGCCGAGGCCCTGGGGCTGAACCAGGTGGTCTCGGCTCGCCGGACCGTCACCGAACTGGGCTGGCAGCCGAGCCGTCCGCATCCGTTCACCGCGCTGCTGTCGGACGTGCGCGGAAGCTGA
- a CDS encoding heavy-metal-associated domain-containing protein, with protein MTCGHCVSSVTAELKKIAGVTEVAVDLATGKVTVDSTAPLSGTDVAAAIDEAGYDLTARLDG; from the coding sequence ATGACCTGCGGCCACTGCGTCAGCTCGGTGACCGCCGAGCTCAAGAAGATCGCCGGCGTCACCGAGGTCGCCGTCGACCTGGCCACCGGCAAGGTCACCGTCGACAGCACCGCGCCGCTCAGCGGCACCGACGTCGCGGCCGCCATCGACGAGGCCGGCTACGACCTCACCGCCCGCCTGGACGGCTGA
- a CDS encoding TOPRIM nucleotidyl transferase/hydrolase domain-containing protein: protein MADMRAFREAVTAWAAGGDGRELAHELAERLPVRTIVLLEGPSDVAAVDALAAACGRDLSAEGICVLPMGGAMSVGRFAELLGPTGLGLHLTGLCDVQERDYYVRGWARAGADPQDFLVCEADLEDELIRALGLELVRELIRAEGDLRALEVFLQQPAQRNRTAQQQLRRFFGTKKGRKIHYGRVLAEALTPERTPAPLSGLFAIL, encoded by the coding sequence ATGGCTGACATGAGAGCGTTCCGCGAGGCGGTCACGGCCTGGGCAGCAGGTGGCGACGGCCGGGAGCTGGCCCACGAGTTGGCCGAGCGGCTGCCGGTCCGGACGATCGTGCTGCTCGAAGGGCCGAGCGACGTCGCCGCCGTCGACGCGCTCGCCGCGGCCTGCGGCCGGGACCTGTCGGCCGAGGGGATCTGCGTGCTGCCGATGGGCGGCGCTATGAGCGTCGGCCGCTTCGCCGAGCTTCTCGGACCAACCGGCCTGGGCCTCCACCTGACGGGACTGTGCGATGTGCAGGAGCGGGACTACTACGTGCGCGGCTGGGCGCGGGCCGGAGCGGACCCGCAGGACTTCCTGGTGTGCGAGGCGGACCTGGAGGACGAGTTGATCCGCGCGCTGGGTTTGGAGCTGGTGCGGGAGCTCATCCGGGCGGAGGGCGACCTGCGCGCCCTGGAGGTGTTCCTGCAGCAGCCCGCCCAGCGGAACCGCACCGCGCAGCAGCAACTGCGGCGGTTCTTCGGCACCAAGAAGGGACGCAAGATCCACTACGGCCGCGTCCTCGCCGAGGCCCTCACCCCCGAGCGGACACCCGCTCCACTCTCCGGCCTGTTCGCCATCCTCTGA
- a CDS encoding metal-sensitive transcriptional regulator, whose protein sequence is MASYSTHKDDVLKRLRRVEGQVRGLQRMVEQDTYCIDILTQVSATTRALQAFALQLLDEHIACCVRDAMAEGGEEAAAKLKEANDAIARLVRS, encoded by the coding sequence ATGGCCAGCTACAGCACTCACAAGGATGACGTCCTCAAGCGGCTCCGCCGAGTCGAGGGCCAGGTCCGCGGCCTCCAGCGCATGGTCGAACAGGACACCTACTGCATCGACATCCTCACCCAGGTGTCGGCCACCACCCGCGCCCTGCAGGCGTTCGCGCTCCAGCTGCTCGACGAGCACATCGCCTGCTGCGTGCGGGACGCGATGGCGGAGGGCGGCGAGGAGGCCGCCGCCAAGCTCAAGGAGGCCAATGACGCGATCGCCCGCCTGGTCCGCTCCTGA
- a CDS encoding DUF397 domain-containing protein, with the protein MTFRPNAAALGVTWTKSTKSNQSTNCVEAASLPGQVAVRDSKNPTGPAHVYSPSAFAEFTAAVGNNALVAVN; encoded by the coding sequence ATGACGTTCCGCCCCAACGCAGCAGCCCTGGGTGTCACATGGACGAAGTCCACCAAGAGCAACCAGTCCACCAACTGCGTCGAAGCTGCCAGCCTGCCCGGCCAAGTCGCGGTGCGAGACAGCAAGAACCCGACCGGCCCGGCGCACGTTTACAGCCCTTCCGCCTTCGCCGAGTTCACCGCCGCCGTGGGTAACAACGCCCTCGTTGCGGTGAACTGA